In Paucidesulfovibrio gracilis DSM 16080, the genomic stretch CCAAACGAACGGGCCTGGATCTTCACGCCGGGGACGGCCTGGTGCCGCTTGAATTCCGCCTTTTTGACCATGTCCAGCACTTGATTCACGATTTCTGCGTCAAAGCCCTGGCTGACGATCTCCTGCCGGGCGAGCCGTTCCTCAATGTGCAGATGCAGGATGGCATCCAGGGTGGTGTAATCCGGCAGGGAATCCTGATCGGACTGGTCCGGGCGCAGTTCCGCGGTGGGAGCCTTTTCCAGAATCGGCTGTGGAATGGGTTCGCTGAACTCGCGGTTCATCCAGGAAGCGAGGCGATACACCGCGGTTTTCGGCAAATCCGCTATGGGGGCGAACCCTCCGGCCATGTCTCCGTACATGGTGCAGTATCCCACGGACAGCTCGCTCTTATTGCCCGTGGCCAGCACCATGGAGCCGGTTTTGTTGGAAATGGCCATCAACAGATTTCCCCGAAGCCGGGCCTGGATATTTTCCTCGGTCACGTCGGGTTCATACCCGGTGAACGGCTTTTCCAGCGTGGTCTGCATGCAGTCCATGAGGTTGTCGATGGGCAGGGTGTAGGTGCGGATGCCCAGCCGCTTGGCCAGCTCCAAGGAATCGTCAATACTGCCCTGGCTGGAATGGGGGGAAGGCATGAGCACGCCCATGACATTGCCGCGTCCCAGGGCGTGTACCGCAAGGGCGGCGGTCAGGGCCGAGTCCACTCCGCCGGAAAGCCCGATCACGGCGCGGCTGAACCCGCTTTTGATCAGGTAATCGCGCAATCCCGCCACAAGGGCGCGATAGGTTTCGGATTCCGGGCAAAAATCGTCCGAGTCGAGACGGCCTTCCCGGTTGCCGAGATCCACAACCATGGTTTCCTCGTTGAATCCACTGGCCCGGGCAAACAGTTCCCCTTTCTTGTCCAGGGCCATGCTGCGGCCGTCAAAGACCAGATCGTCGTTGCCGCCGACCTGGTTCACGTAGACCATGGGGAAGTGGTGCTTCTTCGCCACCGCGCCGAGCATGGCCTCGCGCATCTGCTGCTTGCCCACGCTGAAAGGCGAAGCCGCCATGTTGATGACCACGTCGAGCGGTTCCTTGCTGATGCGTTCCACCGGATCGTTGTGATAGGTGCGGATGGCGTGAAAGTCCTTGTCGTTCCAGGCGTCCTCGCAGATGGTCACGCCAATGCGCTTATCCATAAACCGGAAGGTGTTGCGCGGGTGCGCCCCGCCGCTACACGACTCCGCACTCTCAAAGTACCGCGCCTCGTCGAACACGTCGTAGGTGGGCAGCAGGGTCTTGCGGAACGTGCGCACGATCTCGCCTTCCATAAGCAGATAGGCGGAATTGAACATGGGCTTGCCCACGCCGGAAAGGTTGGCCTCGGGCGCGCCCACGATCACAGGCACGGCGTCTTCCAAGGCAATGGCAAGGTTGAGCATCACGCGCTGGGCGCGGCGGATGACCTCGGGATAGAGCAGCAGATCACGCGGGGGGTACCCCAGCAGGGCCATCTCCGGGGTCACGCACAATTGCGCGCCCGAGGACTGAGCCTGCTCCACGGCCAGCTGAATACGCTGGGCGTTGCCTTCCAGGTCGCCCACCACGGGGTTGAGCTGCAACAAACCTATTTTCATTGCTTAGTCGTCCTTTTGAGCGGGGTCGGATTCGTGCTGTACGATTTCGCGGATCACGTACGTTTTTCGGTTCATGACCATGTCCAGGGTGTCGCCCAGGGCTTCGAGAATGAATCCCGTGGACATGGCCCCCATGGACGCGATGTAGAGCAGCACGGCACCGAGGAAAGGCGGCCGAGTGCCCATGTGAACGCCGTGGAAAAGTTTTTCATACAACAGCCAGAGCATGACCAGGGAAGCCACGGAAAACAGCAACAGGGCCACTCTGCCGAACAAATACAGGGGACGTTGTTTGAAGGCGTTCTGAAACCAGAGCATGACGATGTCAAAGAGCACGTCCACGCTGCGGCCAATGCCGTAGTGACTCTTGCCAGCAAACCGGGGCGGGGCCGACGTGGGTACTTCCGTGACCGAACCGCCCATGCTGTGGATCAGCGCGGGAATGAGCCGGTGGTGTCCTTCCCGCAACTGCAGGGAACGGGCCAGTTCACCCTTGAGCACGGAAAGACCGCCCATGTCCCGCACGTCGCATCCGCTGCTGCGGCGCAAGAGCCAGTTGGCAATGCGGCTCGGCAAACGGCGGAGGATCAAATTTTCGCTGCGGTCCGTCCGCTGCCCGGAAACCAGATCCCACCCCTTGCGGATGGTCTCAATGAGCAGAGGAACTTCCTCTGGTTTGTGCTGCAGGTCGCCGTCCATGATGACGACGAACTCCCCCCGGCTCTGCTGGATGCCCGCATAGATGGCCGTGCACTGGCCCCTGTTGCGGGCCAGAAACACGCCCTTGAGGTTCGGGTCGGTCCGTGCCAGCTCCCGGATGATTGTTCCG encodes the following:
- a CDS encoding glycosyltransferase family 2 protein, with product MSKNIEVSIVTPMHNEELCIREFHTRISAALTGMGASHEIILVNDGSTDATGTIIRELARTDPNLKGVFLARNRGQCTAIYAGIQQSRGEFVVIMDGDLQHKPEEVPLLIETIRKGWDLVSGQRTDRSENLILRRLPSRIANWLLRRSSGCDVRDMGGLSVLKGELARSLQLREGHHRLIPALIHSMGGSVTEVPTSAPPRFAGKSHYGIGRSVDVLFDIVMLWFQNAFKQRPLYLFGRVALLLFSVASLVMLWLLYEKLFHGVHMGTRPPFLGAVLLYIASMGAMSTGFILEALGDTLDMVMNRKTYVIREIVQHESDPAQKDD
- a CDS encoding NAD+ synthase, with product MKIGLLQLNPVVGDLEGNAQRIQLAVEQAQSSGAQLCVTPEMALLGYPPRDLLLYPEVIRRAQRVMLNLAIALEDAVPVIVGAPEANLSGVGKPMFNSAYLLMEGEIVRTFRKTLLPTYDVFDEARYFESAESCSGGAHPRNTFRFMDKRIGVTICEDAWNDKDFHAIRTYHNDPVERISKEPLDVVINMAASPFSVGKQQMREAMLGAVAKKHHFPMVYVNQVGGNDDLVFDGRSMALDKKGELFARASGFNEETMVVDLGNREGRLDSDDFCPESETYRALVAGLRDYLIKSGFSRAVIGLSGGVDSALTAALAVHALGRGNVMGVLMPSPHSSQGSIDDSLELAKRLGIRTYTLPIDNLMDCMQTTLEKPFTGYEPDVTEENIQARLRGNLLMAISNKTGSMVLATGNKSELSVGYCTMYGDMAGGFAPIADLPKTAVYRLASWMNREFSEPIPQPILEKAPTAELRPDQSDQDSLPDYTTLDAILHLHIEERLARQEIVSQGFDAEIVNQVLDMVKKAEFKRHQAVPGVKIQARSFGSGWRMPVACKNPL